The Mesorhizobium loti genome includes a region encoding these proteins:
- a CDS encoding ParA family protein, with translation MKNGPRIITVANQKGGVGKTTTAINLATALAAIGEKVLIVDLDPQGNASTGLGIDRKDRTVSSYDVLTGELELEAAAIPTAVPGLSIVPSTLDLLGIEMEIASAPDRVLKLRNALRAATERGAPFGYVLIDCPPSLNLLTLNSMAAADSVLVPLQCEFFALEGLSQLLETVEQVRRSINPDLTIQGIVLTMYDGRNNLANQVVQDVRAHMGDKVYETIIPRNVRVSEAPSYGKPAILYDLKCSGSQAYLQLASEVIRRERKLRAA, from the coding sequence ATGAAGAATGGCCCCCGAATCATCACTGTAGCCAACCAGAAGGGCGGCGTCGGCAAGACCACCACCGCCATCAATCTGGCGACCGCGCTGGCCGCGATCGGCGAAAAGGTGCTGATCGTCGATCTCGATCCGCAAGGCAATGCCAGCACCGGTCTCGGCATCGACCGCAAGGACCGGACGGTCTCGTCCTATGACGTTCTGACCGGCGAGCTGGAGCTGGAAGCCGCGGCCATTCCCACGGCCGTGCCTGGCCTGTCGATCGTGCCGTCGACGCTCGACCTGCTCGGCATCGAAATGGAGATCGCCTCCGCACCCGACCGTGTGCTCAAGCTGCGCAACGCGCTTCGCGCCGCGACCGAGCGCGGGGCGCCCTTCGGCTATGTGCTGATCGATTGCCCGCCGTCGCTCAACCTTTTGACCTTGAATTCAATGGCCGCGGCCGATTCCGTTCTTGTGCCGCTGCAATGCGAGTTCTTCGCCCTCGAAGGTCTCAGCCAATTGCTGGAAACCGTCGAGCAGGTGCGCCGTTCGATCAATCCGGACCTCACCATCCAGGGCATCGTGCTGACCATGTATGACGGCCGCAACAATCTGGCCAACCAGGTGGTGCAGGATGTGCGCGCGCATATGGGCGACAAGGTCTACGAGACCATCATTCCGCGCAATGTGCGGGTGTCCGAGGCGCCGTCCTACGGCAAGCCGGCGATCCTCTACGACCTCAAATGCTCGGGCAGCCAGGCCTATCTGCAACTGGCGTCGGAAGTGATCCGCCGCGAGCGCAAGTTGCGCGCCGCTTGA
- a CDS encoding alpha-ketoacid dehydrogenase subunit beta — protein MPRRTMIEAIRDAMDVSMARDSKVVVFGEDVGFFGGVFRCTQGLQAKYGKSRCFDAPINESGIVGSAIGMAAYGLKPCVEIQFADYMYPAYDQLTQEAARLRYRSNGDFTCPIVVRMPTGGGIFGGQTHSQSPEALFTHVSGLKTVVPSNPHDAKGLLIAAIEDPDPVIFLEPKRLYNGPFDGHHDRPVTPWSKHELGEVADGHYTVPLGKAAIRRAGSALTVLAYGTMVYVAQAAVEETGIDAEIIDLRTLLPLDLDTIVASVRKTGRCVIVHEATLTSGFGAELSALVQENCFYHLEAPVARVAGWDTPYPHAQEWDYFPGPARVGRALIETLEA, from the coding sequence ATGCCGAGACGGACCATGATCGAGGCCATTCGTGATGCCATGGATGTGTCGATGGCGCGCGACAGCAAAGTCGTCGTGTTCGGCGAGGATGTCGGCTTCTTCGGCGGCGTATTCCGCTGCACGCAAGGCTTGCAGGCCAAATACGGCAAGAGCCGCTGCTTCGACGCGCCGATCAATGAATCCGGCATTGTCGGCTCGGCCATCGGCATGGCCGCCTATGGCCTGAAGCCGTGCGTGGAAATTCAGTTTGCCGACTACATGTATCCGGCCTACGACCAGCTGACCCAGGAAGCAGCTAGACTGCGTTATCGCTCCAACGGCGATTTCACCTGCCCGATCGTGGTGCGGATGCCGACCGGCGGCGGCATCTTCGGCGGCCAGACGCACAGCCAGAGCCCGGAAGCGCTGTTCACGCATGTGTCCGGCCTGAAGACGGTGGTGCCATCCAACCCGCATGACGCCAAGGGGCTGCTGATCGCGGCCATCGAGGATCCGGATCCGGTGATCTTCCTCGAACCGAAGCGGCTCTACAACGGCCCCTTCGACGGCCATCACGACCGGCCGGTGACGCCATGGTCGAAACATGAGCTGGGCGAGGTCGCCGACGGCCACTACACCGTGCCGCTCGGCAAGGCGGCGATCCGCAGGGCCGGTTCCGCCCTCACAGTGCTCGCCTACGGCACCATGGTTTATGTCGCGCAGGCCGCGGTCGAGGAAACCGGCATCGATGCCGAGATCATCGATCTGAGAACCCTGCTGCCGCTCGACCTCGATACGATCGTCGCCTCGGTCAGGAAGACTGGGCGCTGCGTCATCGTGCACGAGGCGACGCTGACGTCGGGCTTCGGCGCCGAGCTGTCGGCCCTGGTGCAGGAAAACTGCTTCTATCATCTGGAGGCGCCGGTGGCGCGCGTCGCCGGCTGGGACACGCCCTATCCACATGCGCAGGAATGGGACTATTTCCCCGGCCCCGCCCGGGTCGGCCGCGCTCTCATCGAAACATTGGAAGCTTAA
- the rsmG gene encoding 16S rRNA (guanine(527)-N(7))-methyltransferase RsmG: protein MSSMSLESLQDAAGPVSRETFNRLVAFEQMFQKWNRSINLVAQSTSGDVWQRHILDSAQLARIESAATRWVDLGSGGGFPGLVMAFLLAERDGASIDLVESNRKKASFLQTVVGQFSLPARVVARRIDDSHALVSTPQIVTARALASLSTLLDLSAPWLISGARGLFHKGRDYRAEVQESVHRWSFDLVEHPSVTDPQGVILELSNLRPV, encoded by the coding sequence GTGAGTTCTATGTCCCTAGAGAGCCTGCAGGACGCGGCAGGCCCGGTTTCACGTGAAACATTCAATCGGCTGGTGGCATTCGAGCAGATGTTCCAGAAATGGAATCGCAGCATCAATCTCGTGGCGCAATCGACGTCGGGCGATGTCTGGCAGCGCCACATCCTGGACAGCGCGCAGCTCGCGCGCATAGAGTCTGCCGCGACACGCTGGGTGGATCTCGGCTCGGGCGGCGGATTTCCCGGCCTTGTCATGGCTTTCCTGCTGGCCGAGCGCGACGGCGCCAGCATCGATCTGGTTGAAAGCAATCGCAAAAAAGCGTCCTTCCTGCAGACCGTCGTCGGGCAGTTCAGCCTGCCGGCGCGGGTCGTGGCGCGCCGCATCGATGATAGCCATGCGCTTGTTTCGACACCGCAAATCGTCACGGCGCGGGCTCTGGCCTCGCTTTCGACCTTGCTGGACCTGTCGGCGCCCTGGCTGATTTCAGGCGCGCGCGGCCTGTTCCACAAAGGCCGGGATTATCGCGCCGAAGTGCAAGAAAGCGTTCACCGATGGTCCTTCGATCTGGTAGAACATCCCAGTGTGACCGACCCGCAAGGGGTCATCCTTGAACTGTCCAACCTGCGACCTGTCTGA
- a CDS encoding DNA polymerase III subunit delta, with product MAQKKAYEVDGWLARPDQRISIVLLYGPDRGLVSERAKAFAGKTGLPLDDPFSVVRLEGSEVDRDEGRLLDEARTVPMFSDRRLLWVRNASGQKALADDVKALTAEPARDAIILIEAGDLKKGVGLRAIVEAADTAMALPCYADEARDIDAVIDHELSKAGMSMTMEARQALRRNLGGDRLASRGEIEKLVLYAHGQTEIGLEEVKAMSGDVSGASFDDAVDALLEGKIGDFDTAFSRHCQSGGQPFLVLSSAMRQLQQIQVMRGQMVSGNRNAASVVAAARPPVFFSRRKLVEKALERWSTEALSRALTRLQTAVLQTRRRPDLAVALARQALLGIAVESSRLAQR from the coding sequence ATGGCACAGAAGAAAGCATACGAGGTCGATGGGTGGTTGGCGCGGCCGGACCAGCGCATCTCCATCGTCCTGCTTTACGGCCCCGATCGCGGCCTCGTCTCCGAGCGGGCGAAGGCCTTTGCCGGCAAGACCGGCCTGCCGCTCGACGATCCCTTCTCGGTGGTCAGGCTGGAAGGGTCGGAGGTCGACCGCGATGAGGGCCGGCTGCTCGACGAGGCTCGCACCGTGCCGATGTTTTCCGACCGGCGCCTGCTTTGGGTGCGCAATGCCAGCGGCCAGAAGGCGCTGGCAGACGATGTCAAGGCGCTGACAGCGGAGCCCGCGCGAGACGCGATCATTCTCATCGAGGCCGGCGACCTCAAGAAGGGAGTCGGCCTGCGCGCCATCGTCGAGGCGGCGGACACTGCCATGGCGCTGCCGTGCTACGCCGATGAAGCCCGCGACATCGACGCCGTTATCGACCACGAACTGAGCAAGGCCGGCATGTCGATGACCATGGAAGCGAGGCAGGCGCTGCGCCGCAATCTCGGCGGCGACCGGCTGGCCTCGCGCGGCGAAATCGAGAAGCTCGTGCTCTACGCCCATGGCCAGACCGAGATCGGGCTGGAGGAGGTCAAGGCGATGTCGGGCGACGTGTCCGGCGCCTCTTTCGATGACGCGGTCGACGCGCTTCTCGAAGGCAAGATCGGCGACTTCGACACCGCCTTCAGCCGGCATTGCCAGTCCGGCGGCCAGCCCTTTCTGGTGCTGTCCTCGGCGATGCGGCAATTGCAGCAGATCCAGGTCATGCGCGGCCAGATGGTTTCAGGCAATCGCAACGCCGCCTCGGTCGTCGCCGCCGCACGGCCACCGGTGTTTTTCTCGCGCCGCAAGCTGGTCGAGAAAGCGCTGGAGCGCTGGAGCACCGAGGCGCTCAGCCGCGCGCTGACGCGGCTGCAGACGGCGGTGCTGCAGACACGGCGAAGGCCGGATCTTGCTGTCGCGCTGGCAAGACAGGCACTGCTGGGGATTGCGGTGGAGAGCAGCAGGCTGGCGCAGAGGTAG
- a CDS encoding 3-methyl-2-oxobutanoate dehydrogenase (2-methylpropanoyl-transferring) subunit alpha, which produces MADAGMLRFHVPEPEVRPGGTPDFSNVPIPKAGSVPRPEIDVDPRTIRDHAFSIIRVLNRNGEAVGPWAGLLSSDELLAGLRHMMTLRTFDARMQMAQRQGKTSFYMQHLGEEAVACAFRKALEPGDMNFPTYRQAGLLIADGYPMVTMMNQIYSNEADPLKGRQLPIMYSSKEHGFFSISGNLATQYIQAVGWAMASAISNDSKIAAAWIGDGSTAESDFHSALVFASTYKAPVVLNVVNNQWAISTFQGIARGGSGTFAARGLGFGIPSLRVDGNDYLAVHAVAKWAAERARSNLGPTLVEYVTYRAGAHSSSDDPSAYRPKTESDAWPLGDPIVRLKNHLIGLGVWSDERHAQAEAEILDTVIAAQKEAESHGTLHAGGKPSTRDMFEGLYAEMPPHLRRQRQQAGV; this is translated from the coding sequence ATGGCCGATGCTGGGATGTTGCGTTTCCACGTTCCGGAGCCGGAAGTGCGGCCGGGCGGCACGCCTGACTTCTCCAATGTGCCGATCCCGAAGGCCGGTTCGGTGCCGCGCCCCGAGATCGATGTCGATCCGCGCACCATCCGCGATCATGCCTTCTCGATCATCCGCGTGCTGAACCGCAATGGCGAAGCCGTCGGCCCCTGGGCCGGCCTGCTGTCCAGCGACGAGCTGTTGGCCGGCCTGCGCCACATGATGACGCTCAGAACCTTCGATGCCCGCATGCAGATGGCGCAGCGCCAGGGCAAGACCTCCTTCTACATGCAGCATCTGGGCGAAGAGGCGGTGGCTTGCGCCTTCCGCAAGGCGCTCGAACCCGGCGACATGAACTTTCCAACCTATCGCCAGGCTGGGCTGCTCATCGCCGACGGCTATCCGATGGTCACGATGATGAACCAGATCTATTCCAACGAAGCCGACCCGCTGAAGGGCCGGCAATTGCCGATCATGTATTCGTCGAAGGAGCACGGCTTCTTCTCGATCTCCGGCAATCTGGCGACGCAGTACATCCAGGCGGTCGGCTGGGCGATGGCGTCGGCAATCAGCAATGATTCGAAGATCGCAGCCGCCTGGATCGGCGACGGCTCGACGGCCGAGTCCGACTTCCATTCGGCGCTGGTGTTCGCTTCCACCTACAAGGCGCCGGTGGTGCTCAACGTCGTCAACAACCAGTGGGCGATCTCTACTTTCCAGGGCATTGCGCGCGGCGGTTCGGGCACGTTCGCGGCCAGAGGCCTCGGCTTCGGCATCCCGTCATTGCGCGTCGACGGCAACGACTATCTCGCCGTCCATGCGGTCGCCAAATGGGCGGCGGAGCGGGCGCGCAGCAATCTCGGGCCGACGCTGGTCGAATATGTCACCTACCGTGCCGGCGCGCATTCGAGCTCGGACGATCCGTCCGCCTACCGGCCAAAGACAGAATCCGACGCCTGGCCGCTCGGCGACCCGATCGTGCGGCTGAAGAACCATTTGATAGGGCTCGGTGTCTGGTCGGACGAGCGGCACGCGCAGGCCGAGGCGGAAATCCTCGACACGGTGATCGCGGCGCAGAAGGAAGCCGAAAGCCACGGCACGCTGCATGCCGGCGGCAAGCCGTCGACGCGCGACATGTTCGAGGGCCTCTATGCCGAAATGCCGCCGCATCTACGGCGCCAGCGCCAGCAGGCTGGGGTCTGA
- a CDS encoding ParB/RepB/Spo0J family partition protein, whose amino-acid sequence MSEDLSRKRLGRGLAALIGEIDRPVAPEKPGMSADGKVPIEFLTPNPKNPRRHFGDAELTDLAQSIREHGVVQPVVARPSPIQAGRYEIIAGERRWRAAQRAGLTEIPVIIREVNDRTALELAIIENVQRTDLNAVEEALGYQQLIDEHGYTQADLGNVIGKSRSHVANTLRLLKLPDVIRDMLVDGALSAGHARTLVTAEDPAGLAKRIVEEGLSVRQAEALAQMPAGNGSAKEAKSAASPEQKDADTLALEKLLTDTIGMIVSVDHKGKGGTLRVSYRSLEQLDELCRRLKQER is encoded by the coding sequence ATGAGCGAAGACCTTTCGAGAAAGAGACTGGGGCGTGGGCTGGCGGCGCTGATCGGCGAGATTGATCGCCCAGTAGCGCCTGAAAAGCCTGGGATGAGCGCTGACGGCAAGGTGCCGATCGAGTTCCTGACCCCCAACCCGAAGAATCCGCGCCGCCATTTCGGTGATGCCGAGCTGACGGATCTCGCCCAGTCGATCCGCGAACACGGCGTCGTCCAGCCGGTGGTGGCACGGCCGTCGCCGATACAGGCCGGCCGCTACGAGATCATCGCCGGCGAGCGTCGCTGGCGTGCGGCGCAGCGCGCCGGGCTGACCGAGATCCCGGTCATCATCCGCGAGGTCAACGACCGCACCGCGCTCGAACTGGCGATCATCGAGAACGTCCAGCGCACCGACCTCAATGCGGTCGAGGAAGCGCTTGGCTACCAGCAGCTGATCGATGAGCACGGCTACACCCAGGCCGATCTCGGCAATGTCATCGGCAAGAGCCGCAGCCATGTCGCCAACACGCTGCGCCTGCTGAAGCTGCCGGATGTGATCCGCGACATGCTGGTCGACGGTGCACTGTCGGCGGGCCACGCCCGCACGCTGGTGACGGCGGAGGATCCGGCCGGCCTTGCCAAGCGCATCGTCGAAGAGGGACTTTCGGTGCGCCAAGCCGAAGCGCTGGCGCAGATGCCGGCCGGCAACGGCAGCGCGAAGGAAGCCAAGTCTGCGGCAAGCCCGGAGCAAAAGGACGCCGACACGCTGGCGCTGGAAAAGCTGTTGACGGATACGATCGGCATGATTGTTTCGGTGGATCACAAGGGCAAGGGCGGCACTTTGCGGGTGTCCTATCGCTCGCTGGAGCAGCTTGATGAGCTGTGCCGCAGGCTGAAACAGGAACGGTAG